From Montipora foliosa isolate CH-2021 chromosome 6, ASM3666993v2, whole genome shotgun sequence, a single genomic window includes:
- the LOC138006137 gene encoding tetratricopeptide repeat protein 28-like translates to MEYYEQQLSIAKEVGDRAGEGLVYGNLGSSYLTLGKVKEAIEYHEHSLSISKEIQDSLGEGFAWYSLGYDHEMSGSFSNALSCYRSSIKHFDEIRHSLKSEDEWKITFQHSCRVTYTALWRTLLKNGEVDEALYAAEKCRAQVLMDILKEQYGINTKSFSSLTPKQSLLAALKLLPSQTVFVAVDGNNIALWVLGKDSKISFRLSVIENGDANMLMETILKRIGARDGVRCEDRSLDPLHSNLRCSKQPISEKTVLSSSSSVNSLQPLYDVLLGPIVDLLEGDELIVVPDGQFCLAPYSALSESIRIRTIPSLTAFNLIAGAPEDFHSKTGALLVGNPCLKEVINETGKPIFKQLKCAEKEVKMIGELMQVTPLIQRNATKAEVLKKMKSVALVHIAAHASPTTGEIALAPNIERKSPVPKEDDYILKMCDVQAISLRARLVVLSCCHSGRGEVNSEGVVGIARAFLCAGARSVLVSLWAINDEVTFLFMKSFYQHLKDGKSASAALQQATKSLRGSEQYCAIKHWAPFVLVGDDVKLEIRKK, encoded by the exons atggAGTACTACGAACAGCagcttagtattgctaaagaagtaggtgatAGGGCTGGTGAGGGATTAGTTTATGGAAACTTAGGAAGTTCCTATCTTACACTAGGTAAGGTTAAGGAAGCCATTGAGTACCATGAACACAGTCTTAGTATTTCAAAGGAGATTCAAGATAGCCTAGGAGAGGGATTCGCGTGGTATTCGCTAGGTTATGATCATGAAATGTCGGGTTCCTTTAGTAATGCACTCAGTTGTTATCGTTCaagtataaaacattttgatgaaataagGCATAGTCTGAAGTCAGAGGATGAATGGAAAATAACTTTTCAACACTCGTGCCGCGTGACATACACAGCCCTGTGGAGGACACTTTTAAAGAATGGAGAGGTCGATGaggctttgtatgctgctgagaaaTGTCGAGCACAGGTTTTGATGGATATTTTGAAGGAACAATACGGCATTAAcacaaaatcattttcttcactTACTCCGAAGCAAAGTCTTTTAGCTGCACTAAAGCTTTTGCCTTCACAAACCGTTTTTGTGGCCGTTGACGGTAACAACATCGCCCTTTGGGTGCTAGGAAAAGACAGCAAGATCAGCTTTCGTCTAAGCGTAATCGAAAATGGAGATGCTAACATGTTGATGGAAACTATTTTGAAAAGGATCGGCGCAAGGGATGGTGTCAGATGCGAGGATCGTTCTTTGGATCCACTACACAGCAACCTGCGTTGCAGCAAACAGCCTATCAGTGAGAAAACAGTTCTATCATCTTCCTCATCCGTTAACTCTTTACAAccgttgtatgatgtcttactcGGGCCAATTGTAGACTTGCTCGAAGGAGATGAGTTAATCGTTGTCCCCGATGGACAGTTTTGCTTGGCTCCGTATTCTGCATTGAGTGAATCTATCAGGATCCGCACCATTCCATCGCTGACCGCCTTTAATCTGATCGCCGGTGCACCGGAAGACTTCCACAGTAAGACTGGAGCACTGCTTGTAGGTAATCCGTGTTTGAAGGAAGTTATTAACGAGACAGGCAAGCCCATTTTCAAGCAGCTAAAGTGCGCCGAAAAAGAAGTAAAGATGATTGGAGAACTTATGCAGGTCACACCCTTAATTCAAAGAAATGCCACGAAAGCTGAGGtcctgaaaaaaatgaaatcagttGCTTTAGTGCACATTGCAGCACATGCAAGCCCAACAACTGGAGAGATTGCTTTAGCCCCAAATATCGAACGGAAATCCCCAGTTCCTAAAGAAGACGATTATATATTGAAAATGTGCGACGTTCAGGcaatttctcttcgagcaagACTAGTTGTGCTGAGCTGTTGTCACAGTGGCCGTGGAGAAGTGAACTCTGAGGGAGTGgtgggaatagccagggctttcctgtgtgctggagctcggtctgttttggtgtcactctgggcaattaATGATGAGGTAACGTTCCTGTTTATGAAGAGTTTCTACCAGCACCTGAAAGATGGAAAAAGTGCAAGTGCAGCTCTTCAACAGGCAACGAAATCCCTCCGAGGGTCAGAGCAGTATTGCGCTATAaagcactgggcgccatttgtgctagTTGGCGATGATGTCAAGCTAGAAATTCGAAAAAAATG A
- the LOC138005877 gene encoding G-protein-signaling modulator 2-like produces MVDRKLEAVEQRMLQLAIAISVQDRDREGRAHLDLGNAYLSLPDYQEAIKNYTEALHISIERGCRAEEGLACGNLGSGYFCLGNCIQAIEYHEKHLSIAKEVGDTAGEGAACVNLGNVYSRLGNCKQAIKYLENSLSIAKEVGNRAGEGLAYRSLGIVYRKLGNFKEAIEYHEKHLSIAKAVGDRAGEGSAYGHLGNGYLGLGNFKEAIGYYEKQLSIAKEVGDRAGEGSACGSLGIGYFRLGNLIQAIEYHEKHISIAKEVGDRHEEGSGCGNLGIAYFCLGNFIQAIEYHEKHLSIAREVGDRAGEGAACGNLGNAYDSLGNFKQAIKYHKDSLSIAKESR; encoded by the exons ATGGTAGATAGAAAGTTGGAAGCTGTAGAGCAGCGAATGTTACAGCTTGCCATTGCGATAAGTGTACAAGACAGGGATCGTGAAGGAAGGGCTCATCTcgatctcggcaatgcttaccTCAGCTTACCTGATTATCAAGAGGCCATAAAAAATTACACGGAAGCATTACATATTTCCATAGAAAGAGGCTGCAGGGCTGAGGAGGGATTAGCCTGTGGAAATCTGGGAAGTGGCTATTTTTGTCTTGGTAATTGTatacaagccattgagtaccacgaaaaacatcttagtattgctaaggAGGTAGGGGATACGGCTGGGGAGGGAGCAGCCTGTGTAAATCTGGGAAATGTCTATTCCCGTCTAGGTAACTGTAAACAGGCCATTAAGTACCTCGAAAAcagtcttagtattgcaaaagaagtaggtaatagggctggggagggattagCCTATAGAAGTCTGGGAATTGTTTATCGCAAgctaggtaattttaaagaagctattgagtaccacgaaaaacatcttagtattgctaaagccgtaggggatagggctggagaGGGATCGGCCTATGGACATCTGGGAAATGGCTATCTTGGCctaggtaattttaaagaaGCCATTGGATACTACGAAAAACaacttagtattgctaaagaggtaggggatagggctggggaaggATCAGCCTGTGGAAGTTTGGGAATTGGCTATTTTCGTCTAGGTAATTTGatacaagccattgagtaccacgAAAAACATATTAGTATTGCTAAGGAGGTAGGGGATAGGCATGAGGAGGGGTCAGGCTgtggaaatctgggaattgcctatTTTTGTCTAGGCAATTTTatacaagccattgagtaccacgaaaaacatcttagtattgctagggaggtaggggatagggctggggagggagcAGCCtgtggaaatctgggaaatgcctatgaCAGTCTAGGTAACTTTAAACAGGCCATTAAGTACCACAAAGAcagtcttagtattgcaaaagaa TCTAggtga